The Vidua chalybeata isolate OUT-0048 chromosome 35, bVidCha1 merged haplotype, whole genome shotgun sequence nucleotide sequence TTTTTCACTCCagttttttctgggaatttcccCTTATCCCAAGGAATTTCGGGATGagattcccacttttcctgcccccaaatcccaataaaatttccctggattttcccccaGACCACGGCCTGGACCTGGCTGAGAAGGATTTCAGGGGCTGGAATTGCGGATTTTGGGGCTAAAATTGAGGATTTTTGGGCtagaattcccattttttcactcCAATCTTTTCTGGGAATTTCGGGATGagattcccacttttcctgaccccaaatcccagagaaTTCCAGGGATTTTAGGGCTAAAAttccagattttggggctaaaATTCCAGATTATGGGGCTAAAATTGAGGATTTTGGGgctaaaattcccattttttcactccatttttttctgggaattttgggatgagattcccacttttcctgaccccaaatcccaaaaaattccagggattttAGGACTAAAATTCCCGATTTTGGGGCCAAAATTCAACGTTTTGGGgctgaaaattcagattttggggctgaaattcccattttttcactccaattttttctgggaatttcgGGATGagattcccatttttcctgaccccaaatcccaataaaaattccctggattttcccccaGACCACGGCCTGGACCTGGCTGAGAAGGATTTCAGGGGCTGGAATTGCGGATTTTGGGGccaaaattccaaattttaGGTTAAAAATTGAGGATTTTGGGGCAAAAATTCCCATTCTTTCACTCCAAtcttttctgggaattttgggatcagattcccatttctccttgccccaaatcccagagaaTTCCAGGGATTTTAGGTCAAAAAATCCGGATTTTGGGGCTAAAATTGAGGATTTTGGGGCTAACATTCAGCATTTTTGGGttaaatttcccattttttcactccagttttttctgggaatttcgGGATGagattcccacttttcctgaccccaaatcccaaaaaattatTGGGATTTTAGGGCAAAAAATCCCGATTTTGGGGCCGAAATTCAGCATTTTAGGGCTAAAATTGAGGATTTTTGGGCtaaaattcctgttttttcaCTCCaattttttctgggaatttcgGGATGagattcccatttttcctgcccccaaatcccaataaaaattccctggattttcccccaGACCACGGCCTGGACCTGGCTGAGAAGGATTTCAGGGGCTGGAATTGCGGATTTTGGGGccaaaattccaaattttaggttaaaaattgaggattttggggctaaaattcccattttttcactcCAATCTTTTCTGGGAATTTCGGGATGagattcccacttttcctgaccccaaatcccaaaaaattccagggattttAGGACTAAAATTCCCGATTTTGGGGCCGAAATTCAGCGTTTTAGGGCTAAAATTGAGGATTTTTGGGCTAAAATTCCCGTTTTTTCACTCCaattttttctgggaatttcgGGATGagattcccatttttcctgcccccaaatcccaataaaaattccctggattttccccccAGACCACGGCCTGGACCTGGCTGAGAAGGATTTCACCGTCAACGCCGTGGCCGGAGCCATGAAAAGTTTCTTCTCGGAGCTGCCGGAGCCGCTGGTGCCCTACGCcgtgcagctggagctggtggaggCGCACAGTGAGTCCAgaattcccaacattcccaacattcccaacattcccaacattcccaacattcccaacattccaCACCCACATCCCGCTGCGTTAATTAGTGGTTAATTAGGGGTTAATTGCTCGGGGCCTTCCCACCATTCCCAGTTTGTTTTGAGGGCGTTGAAACGCCAAAATCCCTCCTGGATTCCTCAGGAATTCCGGGATcatttcccaaaaattcccaaaattccagacCCAAATCCTGCTGGAATTCTGCTTTATTCCTTGTTCATTAATTAGGGGTTAATTAGGGGTTAATTGGTCGGGGCGTTCCCACCATTCCCAGTTTGTTTTGAGGGCGTTGAAACACCAAAATCCCTCCTGGATTCCTCAGGAATTCCGGGAtcatttcccaaaattcccatttttttcccaaaattcccattttcccccatttttccctcccaaaattcccatttttcctccccaaatccccatttttccccatttttccctccccaaaatccccatttttccccatttttccccattttcctctatttcccccatttttcccaccaaaattcccattttccctccccaaatccccatttttccccatttccccccatttttccctcccaaaatccccatttttcctccccaatATCCCCATTTTCCTGcccaaatttcccaaaattcccatttttttcccccaaatccccattttaccccattttctctcccaaaattcccatttttccctccccaaatccccattttccccatttttccctcccaaaatccccattttcccccatttttccccatttttccctcccaaaatttccatttttccccattttttccccaaaatccccatttttccccccaaatccccatttcacccatttttccccattgtctctccattttccctcccaaaattcccattttccccattttccctccccaaatccccattttccccatttttccccccaaatccccattttttcccaaaatccccatttttccccatttttccccattttcccccattttcccccattttcccccatttttttccccattttccccattttccccatttttcccccattttttccccattttttccccatttttccccattttttccccattttccccattttttccccatttttcccattttcccccattttcccccatttttttccccaatttccccattttttcccaattttcccccattttcccccattttccccattttccccccatttttccccattttcccaatttttccccatttttccccattttttccccattttttccccatttttccccattttcccccatttttttccccattttccccatcttttccccatttttccccattttttccccaaaatccccattttttctccccaaatcccccaaaattcccatttttccccattttccctcccaaatccccatttccccccattccccccatttttctctcccaaaattcccattttccctccccaaatccccattttcccccatttttttccccaaaatccccattttccccattttccctccccaaattcccattttccctccccaaatcccaatttttccccattttttccccccaaatccccatttttccccattttcccccctttttccccattttccccccatttttccccgattttttccccattttcccccatttttcccccatttttccccccatttttcccccatttttccccattttttccccatttttccccatttttcccgattttttccccattttccccattttttccccatttcccccccggCAGAGATCCCGGAGCGGGAGCAGAAGCTGCTGGCGCTGCGCGAGGTCCTGCGGAAATTCCCGCGCGAGAACTACGAGGTCTTCAAATACGTCATCGCCCACCTCAACAGGTCCCCCCGGAGttcgggaattccgggaattccgggaattgcggggaaaattggggaaattttgggtgatttttcagggttttttgaggattttttggggttttatggcgatttttttgggattttttgaggatttttggggaatttttggggggtttttgaatttttgggaaattttgggaattttggggaaattttggggttttttgggggttttatggtgattttttgggggattttggaggatttttcGGGGTTTTATGGTgattttttgaggattttttgggatttttgggaattttttgggaggttttggggaaattttggaggatttttcagggtttttgggggtttttggtggtttttggggattttttttggatttttttgaggatttttggggaatttttggggggtttttgaatttttgggaatttctgggaaattttgggttttttgggggttttatggtgattttttgggggattttggaggatttttcGGGGTTTTAtggtgattttttggggatttttcgggattttttgaggattttttgggatttttgggaattttttgggaggtttttgaatttttgggaaattttgggaattttttgggaagttttggggaaaatttgggtgatttttcagggttttttgaggatttttcgGGGTTTTATGGCgatttttttggtattttttgaggatttttggggaatttttggggggtttttgaatttttgggaaattttgggaattttggggaaattttggggttttttgggggttttatggtgattttttgggggattttggaggatttttcGGGGTTTTATGGTgattttttgaggattttttgggatttttgggaattttttgggaggtttttgaattttgggaaattttgggaattttttgggaagttttggggaaattttgggtgatttttcagggtttttgggggtttttggggtttttggcgattttttgggattttttgagaatttttcgGGAGGTTtttgaattttggggatttttggagggaattttttgggaagttttggggaaatttttggtgatttttcagggttttttgaggatttttcgGGGTTTTATGGcgattttttggggattttttgaggatttttggggaatttttggggggtttttgaatttttgggaaattttgggaatttctgggaaattttggggaaattttggggttttttgggggttctctggtgatttttttgggggattttggaggatttttcGGGGTTTTATGGTGAttttttgtaggattttttgggatttttgggaattttttgggaggtttttgaattttggggatttttgggggggttttttgggaagttttgggcaaattttgggtgattttttgggggtttttgaggattttttgggagatctttgaattttggggaaattctgggaattttggggttttttggggaaattttgggattttctgatgattttcggcgatttttttttttgaatttttgggaaatttgggggaatttttagggaattttgggtgactttttgggggttttggggatttttttggcgATTTCTTGGGACTTTTTAAGATTtttgaatttttgggaatttggggaatttttggggatttttgaactttggggaaattttgggaattttttggggaaatttgggcatttttcagtgtttttttggggtttttttttactatttttggGCAATTTCGGGGGAATTTTTTTGCGTAATTTTGAGGAAATTTCGGTGCCAATTTTTGCCCAATTTTGGCCAATTTTTGGCTGGATTTTGGGCAGTTTTAGGgcaattttgggattttttgggatctGCTGACCACCGAGTGGTCACTTCGAGCTTTGTCCACCCCATGGTCAGCAGGAACCTCtccagaaggatttggggtcattttttGGGCGATTTTGATGGGAATTTTTGCaattttgggaaatttttgCAATTTTGGTGGcaatttttgcaattttttggggaattttttgggaaaattttggggattttttgggatctGCTGACCACCACTGAGTGGTCACTTTGAGCTTTGTCCACCCCATGGTCAGCAGGAACCTGATGGTCAGCAGGAACTTCTCCTGGGGGGTTTTTTCGTcattttttggtcattttttggtcattttttggGCAATTTTGGTGgaaatttttggggaatttttttacaattttggggttttttgggatctGCTGACCATTGGGTGGTCACTCTGCCGTTGTCCACCGCAGGGTCAGCTGATGGTCAGCAGGAACTTCTCCTGGGGGgtttttggtcattttttggGCAATTTTGGTGGAAATTTTTGCAATTTTGGTGGAAATCTTGGGGGAATTTTTTacaattttggggttttttgggatctGCTGACCATTGGGTGGTCACTCTGCCATTGTCCACTGCATGGTCAGCAGGAACCTGATGGTCAGCAGGAACCTCTCCAGAAGGATTTTGGGATCATTTTTGGGCAATTTTGGTGGGAATTTTTgcaattttggggaattttttggggaattttttacaattttggggttttttgggatctGCTGACCCCCACGTGGTCACTCTGCCGTTGTCCACCCCATGGTCAGCAGGAACTTCTCCTGGGGGGTTTTTCGTcattttttggtcattttttggtcattttttggtcattttttggtcattttttggGCAATTTTGGTGgaaatttttggggaatttttttacaattttggggattttttgggatctGCTGACCATTGGGTGGTCACTCTGCCGTTGTCCACCGCAGGGTCAGCTGATGGTCAGCAGGAACCTGATGGTCAGCAGGAACTTCTCCTGGGGGGTTTTTTCGTcattttttggtcattttttggtcattttttaGGCAATTTTggtgggaatttttggggaattttttacaattttggggttttttgggatctGCTGACCATTGGGTGGTCACTCTGCCGTTGTCCACCCCATGGTCAGCAGGAACCTGATGGTCAGCAGGAACTTCTCCTGGGGGgtttttggtcattttttggtcattttttggGCAATTTTGGTGgaaatttttggggaatttttttacaattttggggattttttgggatctGCTGACCATTGGGTGGTCACTCTGCCGTTGTCCACCGCAGGGTCAGCTGATGGTCAGCAGGAACCTGATGGTCAGCAGGAACTTCTCCTGGGGGgtttttggtcattttttggGCAATTTTGGTGGAAATTTTTGCAATTTTGATGGgaatttttgcaatttttgggggaattttttacaattttggggttttttggggtctgCTGACCATTGGGTGGTCACTCTGCCGTTGTCCACCGCAGGGTCAGCAGGAACCTCTCCAGAAGGATTTTGGGATCATTTTTGGGCAATTTTGGTGGGAATTTTTGCAATTTTGGTgaaattttttgggaattttttacaattttggggttttttggggtctgCTGACCATTGGGTGGTCACTCTGCCGTTGTCCACCGCAGGGTCAGCCAACAGCACCGCGTCAACCTGATGACCAGCGAGAACCTGTCCATCTGCTTCTGGCCGACGCTGATGCGGCCGGACTTCAGCACCATGGACGCGCTGACGGCCACCAGGACCTACCAGACAATCATCGAACTCTTCATCCACCAGTGCCCCTTCTTCTTCTCGCTCCGGCCACCTCCGGACACGCCCGGCtcgcccggcccggctccggcCGCCGCGCCCTTcccggcgccgccgctgccgccgtCCCCAGCTCGGACGCCGTCGCCGCCGCCGGAGCCGCTGGAGCCCTGAGGGCGGCGTGGGGAGTGACCGTTGGGATGTCCGGTTGGGATTCGGCCGCTCTCCGGAGTGACCGCCGGGATGTCCGGTCAGGATTTGGCCTCTTCCCAGAGTGACCACTGGGATGTCCGGTCCTTCCCGGAGTGACCGCCGGGATGTCCGGCCGGAATTTGGCCCTTCCCGGAGTGACCGCCGGGATGTCCGGTTGGGATTCGGCCGCTCTCCGGAGTGACCGCCGGGATGTCCGGTTGGGATTCGGCCGCTCTCCGGAGTGACCGCCAGGATGTCCGGTTGGGATTCGGCCGCTCTCCGGAGTGACCGCCGGGATGTCCGGTTGGGATTCGGCCGCTTTCCGGAGTGACCGCTGAGATGTCCGGTCCTTTCCGGAGTGACCGCTGAGATGTCCGGTCCTTTCCGGAGTGACCGCTGAGATGTCCGGTCCTTCCCGGAGTGACCACCAGGATGTCCAGTTGGAATTCGGCCACTTTCCAGAGTGACCGCTGAGATGTCCGGTCCTTCCCGGAGTGACCACTGGGATGTCCAGTCCTTCCCGGAGTGACCGCCGGGATGTCCGGTCCTTCCCAGAGTGACCGCCGGGATGTCCGGTCCTTCCCAGAGTGACCACCAGGATGTCCGGTCCTTCCCGGAGTGACCACCGGGATGTCCGGTCCTTCCCAGAGTGACCGCCGGGATGTCCGGCCGGGATTTGGCCCCTGCGGAGGGGCTCGGACGTTGCCGGGGACGTTTGCCCAGACTTTGGCCAGGCCGGACGGACGCCCCCGGGGCGGGGcctgggaggggctggaaggggGTGAGGGTTGTCCAAGGTGGCCGGAGGGTCATCCGAGGTGGTCCAGAGTGGCCTGAGGGTCATCCAAGGTGGTCCAGAGTGGCCTGAGGGTCATCCAAGGTAGTCCAGAGTGGCCTGAGGGTCATCCAAGGTGGCCTGAGGGTCATCCAAGGTGGTCCAGAGTGGCCTGAGGGTCATCCAAGGTGGCCTGAGGGTCATCCAAGGTAGTCCAGAGTGGCCTGAGGGTCATCCAAGGTGGCCTGAGGGTCATCCAAGGTGGTCCAGAGTGGCCTGAGGGTCATCCAAGGTGGCCTGAGGGTCATCCAAGGTGGTCCAAGGGTCATTCCAGGTGGTCCAGAGTGGCCTGAGGGTCATTCCAGGTGGTCCAAGGGTCACTCCAGGTGGTCCAAATGTCGTCCATCGTGGTCCAGTGTGGCCTGAGGGTCATCCAAGGTGGTCCAGGGTGGCCTGAGGGTCATCCCAGGTGGCCTGAGGGTCATCCAAGGTGGTCCAAGGGTCATTCCAGGTGGTCCAGAGTGGCCTGAGGGTCATCCAAGGTGGTCCAAGGGTCATTCCAGGTGGTCCAGAGTGGCCTGAGGCTCATCCAAGGTGGCCTGAGGGTCATCCCAGGTGGCCTGAGGCTCATCCAAGGTGGTCCAAGGGTCATCCAAGGTGGTCCAAGGGTCATTCCAGGTGGTCCAGAGTGGCCTGAGGCTCATCCAAAGTGGCCTGAGGGTCATCCCAGGTGGTCCAAGCTCCATTCAAGGTTGCCCAAATTCCATCCGAGGTTGCCCAAATTCCATCCCAGGTGGTCCAGGATCCATCCGAGGTTGCCCAAGGACCTTTCGAGGTTGCCCAAATTCCATCCCAGGTGGCCCAAATTCCATCCCAGGTTGCCCAAGCTCCACCCGAGGTTGCCCAGGGTCCATCTGAGGTGGCCCAAACTCCATCCAAGGTTGCCCACATTCAATCCCAAGTGGCCCGAAGTTCTTGCCAGGTGGCCCAAGCACCACCCAAGGTTGCCCAAAGCCCACCCGAGGTTGCCCAAGCTCCACCCGAGGTTGCCCAAAGCCCACCCGAGGTTGCCCAGGGTCCATCTGAGGTTGCCCAGGGTCCATCTGAGGTTGCCCAAAGCCCACCCAGGGTTGCCCAAACTCCACCCGAGGTTGCCCAAAGCCCACCCGAGGTTGCCCAGGGTCCATCTGAGGTTGCCCAAACTCCATCCAAGGTTGCCCAGGGTCCACCTGAGACCACCACGGCTCCTCagacccccaaaattcccaaaaaaaatcccccaaaaaatcccccaaaatcccaaatccggCGACTCCGCCCCGAAGCACTTccggggggtgggggaggggccttggacctccccctcccccccctccccaaaatttggaaaaaatgggaattttgagggattttttttttggaattttgggaattttgggggtcccggagCCCTCCCAGTGCCGGAGTGGAATTTCATGGTACCACCGGGACCTCCCGGCTCTCTTCGCACTTTAAGACGTCCCCGAGATCCCAACCCCGGACACaaaaattcccccccaaaaaaggttccaaatcccaaatttcccaattttgggagttttgggggattaaaaaaaaaaaaaaaaggaaaaaaaaaaaagtgggaaaaattgagagaaatgcaaaaaaaattggggaaaaaaaaaaaaaaaattcaattttttttggttaaaaaatggggtttttttaattgaaaaatctgatttttccttggaatttttaggggataaaaagaaaaaaaaaaaggatgaaaaaaaaaacttggaaaaattggggaaaaacaacaaaaaaattatttttttggttaagaaatgggtttttttttccattaaaaatctgatttttcagctggaaattttggggggattttttggggggatttttttttttaaaaaagggtgaaaagaaatccagaaaaattggggaaaatgcaaaaaaaattggggaaaatatgcaaaaaaattcaaatttaaaaaaaaaaaaaatttggatttttccctggaaaaatgagatttttcagctggagatttagggggaattttgggggatttctacacaaaaaaaaaaaagtggaaaaataggggggaaatgtaaataatttaattttttttccctaaaaaatggttttttttccctagaaaaatcaaaatttccagctggagattttgggggatttgtacacaaaaaaaaagtggaaaaattggggaaaaatggaaaaaaattcaatttttttccaaaaaaaaaggggattttccctggaaaaatccgatttttcagctggagcttttgggggaattttgggggatttgtacacaaaaaaggggaaaaataggggggaaatgtaaataatttaatttttttccccaaaaaaaagggttttttccccagaaaaatcaaattttccagctggagattttgggggatttgtacacaaaaatgtggaaaaattggggaaaaaaatgcaaaaaaattcaatttttttccaaaaaaaaatggggattttccctggaaaaatccgatttttcagctggagcttttgggggaattttgggggatttgtacacaaaaaaaatgtggaaaaatgcaaaaaaattcaattttttttccaaaaaaaaaggggattttccctggaaaaatccGATTTTTCATCTACAGGAGccttttgggggaattttgttGCCGGGAGGGGAAAATCGAAGGAAAATCCATCAAAACCTGGGAATTTGGAGCcgttttccccaaaaaaaaaccccaaaaaaaggaaaaatttcagggccattttccctccttttcctgccaCGTTTTGGGGCAAGAAttctgaattttggggtttttatttttgggtttttccatcttttttccgtgtggatttggggc carries:
- the LOC128802257 gene encoding splicing factor 3A subunit 2-like isoform X4; the protein is MSSIVVQCGLRVIPGGLRLIQGGPRVIQGGPRVIPGGPEWPEAHPKWPEGHPRWSKLHSRLPKFHPRLPKFHPRWSRIHPRLPKDLSRLPKFHPRWPKFHPRLPKLHPRLPRVHLRWPKLHPRLPKLHPRLPRVHLRPPRLLRPPKFPKKIPQKIPQNPKSGDSAPKHFRGVGEGPWTSPSPPSPKFGKNGNFEGFFFWNFGNFGGPGALPVPEWNFMVPPGPPGSLRTLRRPRDPNPGHKNSPPKKVPNPKFPNFGSFGGLKKKKKGKKKKWEKLREMQKKLGKKKKKIQFFLVKKWGFFN
- the LOC128802257 gene encoding splicing factor 3A subunit 2-like isoform X3, producing MSSIVVQCGLRVIPGGLRLIQGGPRVIQGGPRVIPGGPEWPEAHPKWPEGHPRWSKLHSRLPKFHPRLPKFHPRWSRIHPRLPKDLSRLPKFHPRWPKFHPRLPKLHPRLPRVHLRWPKHHPRLPKAHPRLPKLHPRLPKAHPRLPRVHLRLPRVHLRLPKAHPGLPKLHPRLPKAHPRLPRVHLRLPKLHPRLPRVHLRPPRLLRPPKFPKKIPQKIPQNPKSGDSAPKHFRGVGEGPWTSPSPPSPKFGKNGNFEGFFFWNFGNFGGPGALPVPEWNFMVPPGPPGSLRTLRRPRDPNPGHKNSPPKKVPNPKFPNFGSFGGLKKKKKGKKKKWEKLREMQKKLGKKKKKIQFFLVKKWGFFN
- the LOC128802257 gene encoding splicing factor 3A subunit 2-like isoform X1 is translated as MSSIVVQCGLRVIPGGLRLIQGGPRVIQGGPRVIPGGPEWPEAHPKWPEGHPRWSKLHSRLPKFHPRLPKFHPRWSRIHPRLPKDLSRLPKFHPRWPKFHPRLPKLHPRLPRVHLRWPKLHPRLPTFNPKWPEVLARWPKHHPRLPKAHPRLPKLHPRLPKAHPRLPRVHLRLPRVHLRLPKAHPGLPKLHPRLPKAHPRLPRVHLRLPKLHPRLPRVHLRPPRLLRPPKFPKKIPQKIPQNPKSGDSAPKHFRGVGEGPWTSPSPPSPKFGKNGNFEGFFFWNFGNFGGPGALPVPEWNFMVPPGPPGSLRTLRRPRDPNPGHKNSPPKKVPNPKFPNFGSFGGLKKKKKGKKKKWEKLREMQKKLGKKKKKIQFFLVKKWGFFN
- the LOC128802257 gene encoding splicing factor 3A subunit 2-like isoform X2; the encoded protein is MSSIVVQCGLRVIPGGLRLIQGGPRVIQGGPRVIPGGPEWPEAHPKWPEGHPRWSKLHSRLPKFHPRLPKFHPRWSRIHPRLPKDLSRLPKFHPRWPKFHPRLPKLHPRLPRVHLRWPKLHPRWPKHHPRLPKAHPRLPKLHPRLPKAHPRLPRVHLRLPRVHLRLPKAHPGLPKLHPRLPKAHPRLPRVHLRLPKLHPRLPRVHLRPPRLLRPPKFPKKIPQKIPQNPKSGDSAPKHFRGVGEGPWTSPSPPSPKFGKNGNFEGFFFWNFGNFGGPGALPVPEWNFMVPPGPPGSLRTLRRPRDPNPGHKNSPPKKVPNPKFPNFGSFGGLKKKKKGKKKKWEKLREMQKKLGKKKKKIQFFLVKKWGFFN